One Erinaceus europaeus chromosome 5 unlocalized genomic scaffold, mEriEur2.1 SUPER_5_unloc_1, whole genome shotgun sequence genomic region harbors:
- the PROZ gene encoding vitamin K-dependent protein Z isoform X2, with amino-acid sequence MLTTAVDTMADHTPWLPVLALLPVLVPVLTEPTVFLPAPRALGLLSRARRAGPRLLEELFEGDLERECFEEICTLEEAREVFEDEQRTDDFWKRYMGGSPCVSQPCLNNGTCQDHVRGYSCSCSSGFEGPNCAFAKQECHPLRTDGCQHFCHPGEQAYTCSCAQGHRLGEDRKACEPLDQCACGVPTPGDQADATAPAGCVPRVFPWQVTLEDGEGTAFCAGVLLQEAFALTTARCALLHANISVRAGAPGAGAEPRWVSRWHVHPGFSPGSPRRSDYDVAVLELDPPLRCVDVGPPVCLPEWAFAERVLVPGSAGLLTGWTLRGPGPATPAQLPVTALDGRACATTLGTPPGTRLSCERPLAASGARWWAGSTVVRWHRGAWFLTGLLGGVPGEGTPGTPQGALLLTRVPRLALWLRQVTK; translated from the exons TGTTCCTCCCGGCCCCCCGGGCCCTGGGGTTGCTGTCTCGCGCCCGCCGGGCGGGCCCCCGCCTGCTGGAAGAGCTGTTTGAGGGGGACCTGGAGCGGGAGTGCTTCGAAGAGATCTGCACCCTGGAGGAGGCCCGCGAGGTGTTCGAGGACGAGCAGCGCACG GACGACTTCTGGAAACGCTACATGG GCGGCTCCCCGTGTGTGTCCCAGCCCTGCCTTAACAATGGCACCTGCCAGGACCACGTCCGCGGCTACTCCTGCTCCTGCAGCTCAGGGTTCGAAGGCCCCAACTGCGCCTTTG CCAAGCAGGAGTGTCACCCCCTGAGGACCGACGGCTGCCAGCACTTCTGCCATCCGGGAGAGCAGGCCTACACCTGCAGCTGTGCCCAGGGACACCGGCTGGGCGAGGACCGCAAGGCCTGCGAGCCCCTGG ACCAGTGCGCCTGCGGGGTCCCGACTCCGGGTGACCAGGCCGACGCCACGGCCCCAGCGGGATGTGTCCCTCGCGTCTTCCCGTGGCAG GTGACACTGGAGGACGGGGAGGGGACGGCGTTCTGCGCGGGCGTCCTGCTGCAGGAGGCCTTCGCGCTGACCACGGCCCGCTGCGCCCTGCTCCACGCTAACATCAGCGTGCGCGCCG GGGCCCCCGGAGCAGGCGCGGAGCCCAGGTGGGTGTCCCGGTGGCACGTGCACCCCGGCTTCAGCCCCGGGTCACCCAGACGCTCGGACTATGACGTGGCGGTGCTAGAGCTGGACCCGCCCCTGCGCTGCGTGGACGTGGGGCCGCCCGTCTGCCTGCCCGAGTGGGCCTTCGCGGAGCGTGTGCTGGTCCCGGGCTCGGCTGGGCTGCTTACTGGCTGGACACTCCGGGGCCCCGGGCCGGCCACCCCCGCCCAGCTGCCCGTCACCGCTCTGGACGGCAGGGCCTGCGCCACGACCCTTGGGACACCCCCCGGCACCAGGCTCTCCTGCGAGCGGCCGCTGGCGGCCTCGGGGGCACGTTGGTGGGCAGGCAGCACGGTGGTGCGCTGGCATCGGGGCGCCTGGTTCCTGACGGGGCTGTTGGGCGGGGTTCCCGGCGAGGGGACCCCGGGGACGCCCCAGGGGGCGCTGCTCCTCACCAGGGTGCCCCGGCTGGCGCTCTGGCTGCGGCAGGTCACGAAGTGA
- the PCID2 gene encoding PCI domain-containing protein 2, which produces MAHITINQYLQQVYEAIESRDGASCAELVSFKHPHVANPRLQMASPEEKCQQVLEPPYDEMFAAHLRCTYAAGNHDFVEAYKCQTVAVQSFLRAFQAHKEENWALPVMYAVALDLRVFANSADQQLVKKGKSKAGDMLEKAAELLMSCFRVCASDTRAGIEDSKKWGMLFLVNQLFKIYFKINKLHLCKPLIRAIDSSNLKEDYSTAQRVTYRYYVGRKAMFDSDFKQAEECLSFAFQHCHRASRKNKRMILIYLLPVKMLLGHMPSTELLKKYQLLQFVEVTKAVSDGNLLLLTEALSRHEAFFIRCGIFLILEKLKVITYRNLFKKVYLLLRTHQLSLDAFLVALKLMQVEDVDLEEVQCILANLIYMGHIKGYISHQHQKLVVSKQNPFPPLSTVC; this is translated from the exons GTGTACGAGGCCATCGAGTCCAGAGACGGGGCGTCCTGCGCGGAGCTGGTGTCCTTCAAGCACCCCCATGTGGCCAACCCTCGGCTGCAG ATGGCCTCTCCGGAGGAGAAGTGCCAGCAGGTCCTGGAGCCCCCGTACGACGAGATGTTCGCGGCTCACCTGAG GTGCACCTACGCAGCCGGGAATCACGACTTCGTGGAGGCCTACAAGTGCCAGACCGTCGCCGTCCAAT CTTTCCTGCGGGCGTTTCAGGCCCACAAGGAGGAGAACTG ggccctgcccgTCATGTACGCCGTGGCTCTGGACCTGCGCGTCTTCGCCAACAGC GCCGACCAGCAGCTGGTGAAGAAGGGGAAGAGCAAGGCGGGGGACATGCTGGAGAAGGCGGCCGAGCTGCTCATGAGCTGTTTCCGCGTGTGCGCCAGTGACAC CCGCGCCGGCATCGAGGACTCCAAGAAGTGGGGCATGCTGTTCCTGGTGAACCAGCTATTCAAGATCTACTTCAAG ATCAACAAGCTGCACCTGTGCAAGCCGCTGATCCGCGCCATCGACAGCTCCAACCTGAAGGAGGACTACAGCACGGCACAGAGGGTCACCTACCGCTACTACGTGGGCCGCAAGGCCATGTTCGACAGCGACTTCAAGCAGG CCGAGGAGTGCCTGTCCTTCGCCTTCCAGCACTGCCACCGCGCAAGCCGGAAGAATAAGAGAATGATTCTTATTTACCTGCTGCCGGTCAAGATGCTGCTG GGCCACATGCCATCCACGGAGCTGCTGAAGAAGTACCAGCTGCTGCAGTTCGTGGAGGTGACCAAGGCTGTGAG CGACGGGAACCTGCTGCTGCTGACAGAGGCGCTGAGCAGGCACGAGGCCTTTTTCATCCGCTGCGGCATCTTCCTCATCCTGGAGAAGCTCAAGGTCATCACCTACAGGAACCTCTTCAAGAAAGT GTACCTGCTGCTGCGGACACACCAGCTGTCCCTGGACGCCTTCCTCGTGGCCCTGAAGCTCATGCAGGTGGAGGACGTGGACCTCGAGGAGGTGCAGTGCATCCTGGCCAACCTCATCTACATG GGCCACATCAAAGGCTACATCTCCCACCAGCACCAGAAGCTCGTGGTCAGCAAGCAGAACCCGTTTCCCCCGCTGTCCACCGTGTGCTGA